The DNA window CAGACTGGTGTCACAGAGGAGAAACAGAGTTTAGACTCAAAAGCTCTTTTCCCTAAAATAGTATTTCCTGATGCACTTTTGCCGACTCCAGTTATCCCCAGAAGAACAATCCTGAGATCTTTCTCCTTTGCAGCTGTTGAattagaaaacaacaatatcaataacaatttttattcaaaaaaaaatattaaaaaagatttattatgattagatttaataaatgaagaaatttaGGTAGATGacaaaattctaaaaataataataaaaacccccaaaggaaaataataattttttaaactttattaattaTCCTTATGTAAGAAAATCTATTTAAGTTTTCagctaacattttattttggtactAATATAAACTTTGGTACAGTACAGCAAGCCAAAATATACACACATCAATATAAACTCATGTTTATgttaagtttgtttattttctgccaaATTTAACTCTGAACTCTGGCTAAACAATTCcacaactttaatttttctttcatgagGTCGTTCTTTTGTTGATTTGAATATACACGTCTCCTGATCAAAATTTGAAGACCAGTTAAAAAATTTtccaaattcacattttaattgctGGATGTAAAGAAGGTTCTTAgtccaaatgtaaaaaagaagaaatgggaGTGAAACCAAAAAACACTGAGTGAGCAACTTATTGCAAACAAACACTAAACTGCAACAGGCTGCTCAATatttgatcaaaagtttaagatcaaagcatttaaaagctcaaatcttcgcaaaaacatgcatttagtATCATTTTCTGTTAGACCTGATGGCAAAAAATCTTTCTATCTTTGAACGCAGACTAATGTCTCAAAGAGAGACTTTGATTAGACATGGAGGTTTTGGAgaacatctgctgcagctgaactgGACCTgccacaataagcaataaatttatgaaaattaaaactaaatgcaaCTGGATATGtcattataataattttaaaaatttataatatAGATTATGATGGGATTTCTTTGACCCTGTGAGTCAAAATGACCACAAGCTCTAGAGGAACCTCTGGaaattcagttattttataCTTCTAAACTTGTTCACTTATACTtacttcattttcttcatttagttACAGACACTGTAGTGTTAAAGTGTATTAAAATGGCagtaataattaataatattgattttaggCCCAGAcctacctgcagcagcagctctaagtGGTCGTTCTATTTCTTCCTGTTTGGCTCTTTCTGCCATTTTATTGGTGTAGAAACTTCCTCCATTTCGCCGAACCATTCTTTGGATCTTTTCCAGCAATCTGCTGACTTCAACAGAATCCTCAACTTCattgtcaaaaacatgatatttatCTTCTAATTTCTCCAAGATGCAGCACTGACTGATGAAGTGTTTTAGAGGTTGGTGGTTTTCTAACATGTCTTCAATTTTAATGTTTCCCTTTTTCAGCTCGTCTCCATGGGTAAACAGGATCATAGTGTATCTGGCTGCTTCTTCTCCAAACATTGTCTTAATTATTTCCACCGTTTTTTCATCTTCTGGTGTGAATCTGGTTGGTTGGATCACAATCAGGAAGACATGAGGACCAGGAGCCGCCATGTTGATGCATTTAACAATCTCTTTTATAACCtcttcattagtttttttagtCCCAAACAGACCTGGAGTATCAATAACATCCAGATTTAAATCACGAAAATCATCAGTTTTCTTCTCACAGACTGATGTCACAGAGGAAAAAGATGGATGAGACTTAAAAGCTTTAGTCCCTAAAATCCTGTTTCCTGCTGCACTTTTGCCGACTCCAGTTTTCCCAAGAAGAACAATCCTGAGGTTGGTCTTTTCTGCAGCTGATggagaattagaaaaaaaaacccaattacATCAGAACAAATTTTATTCAGATAGATGTCAGTTAGAAAATGATTTGCTAAAGttagatttattaatttattaatgccACACCACTTGAAGCACATTGCAAACTTTCAAAagcatcatgaaaacatttgtcttcTCTGTGTCACTGGTGCTGGTGAACATTATGGTAAAAATTAGTTCCTCACTGTTGCTAATGCTACAACTGCATGTAGTGATTATGCTGAGTTTTTACCCAGTTTTTTGCTTAGTGATGCTGCTGGGTCAAATTGGTAGCTGAACCAAAATGAGAAATATCACATCATGAAACCTGTTTTTAACGAGCTGCTGCTCAACATTCAAAACCATTTACCATCATTTCTGTCCAATGGGAGCAAAAATCGTCACCTGCATGTCTTTGTTTACAAATTATAGTCCActagcaaa is part of the Poecilia reticulata strain Guanapo unplaced genomic scaffold, Guppy_female_1.0+MT scaffold_1201, whole genome shotgun sequence genome and encodes:
- the LOC103461372 gene encoding GTPase IMAP family member 8-like codes for the protein SNSPSAAEKTNLRIVLLGKTGVGKSAAGNRILGTKAFKSHPSFSSVTSVCEKKTDDFRDLNLDVIDTPGLFGTKKTNEEVIKEIVKCINMAAPGPHVFLIVIQPTRFTPEDEKTVEIIKTMFGEEAARYTMILFTHGDELKKGNIKIEDMLENHQPLKHFISQCCILEKLEDKYHVFDNEVEDSVEVSRLLEKIQRMVRRNGGSFYTNKMAERAKQEEIERPLRAAAAAAKEKDLRIVLLGITGVGKSASGNTILGKRAFESKLCFSSVTPVCHKDTNYLSGLNVTVIDTPGLFDTCVSEQEVIEQITRCISMAAPGPHVFLIVIQPTRFTPEESKTVEIIRKIFGEEAARYTMILFTHGDKLREANVKIEKIIESSQSLKYFISQCAILQKFEDKYHVFDNEAEDPAQVRGLLLKILRMVQQNGGSFYXNEMFREAERAKGKGSVRAEKEEGCVIV